A window of the Lasioglossum baleicum unplaced genomic scaffold, iyLasBale1 scaffold0711, whole genome shotgun sequence genome harbors these coding sequences:
- the LOC143220302 gene encoding uncharacterized protein LOC143220302 translates to MYLSAITESHFDKSCRSIVSKLCRRFGSEVVATRSRKIRFPMEHLKKWEEHIKSGGTAFDKYATIDSWTNDRFQEARNNCQQVTTRNLQEWALAAASQFSDLKFKRKRNDGGHFGRCRNFLHASRALIKDFHMDFVINTDQTGCQYQSTYGRTLAQRGSKVVSVQMQSVNKMTHSYTAQYAVTLSGKLLPTVFVCLQEKSGKFGPRVRKLVDEYSAKYQNVVVTSSKSGKLTTALFKEYLTNCLKPYVQEKKFALLIDSWTGQTDPVMYDELFQDDEGMPTCSVKVIPPKCTPLVQPCDVYFFRQVKNLIKRLQNCSYLIQHKREINSREDCIKIQSIVHHQLSSPIFANMIHYAWFASKLCDSRELHFSFFKSSGNATSFTLA, encoded by the exons ATGTACCTCTCTGCTATCACAGAATCGCATTTCGACAAGAGCTGTCGTAGCATCGTTTCGAAGTTGTGTAGAAGGTTCGGTAGCGAGGTTGTCGCTACCAggtcccggaaaattcggttcCCCAtggaacatttaaaaaagtggGAAGAGCATATTAAAAGTGGCGGCACCGCATTCGATAAATATGCTACCATCGATTCGTGGACAAATGACCGTTTCCAGGAAGCTCGGAACAATTGTCAGCAAGTGACAACAAGAAATTTACAAGAGTGGGCTCTAGCTGCTGCAAGCCAATTCTCCGATTTAAAATTTAAA CGAAAGCGCAACGATGGAGGACACTTTGGCCGCTGCAGAAACTTTTTGCACGCATCTCGTGCGCTGATAAAAGATTTCCATATGGATTTTGTCATCAACACGGACCAAACAGGATGCCAATACCAATCGACCTACGGCAGGACGCTCGCTCAACGAGGATCAAAAGTGGTCTCTGTCCAAATGCAGAGCGTGAACAAGATGACACATTCGTATACTGCCCAGTACGCTGTGACTTTATCGGGTAAATTGTTACCTACCGTTTTCGTGTGCCTGCAAGAAAAgtctggaaaatttggaccgAGGGTGCGAAAGTTGGTGGACGAGTATTCGGCCAAATACCAGAACGTAGTTGTGACAAGTTCCAAATCGGGGAAACTGACAACTGCTTTGTTCAAAGAATATTTGACGAATTGTTTAAAGCCATACGTACAAGAAAAGAAGTTCGCATTACTAATCGATTCTTGGACAGGACAGACTGATCCGGTAATGTACGACGAGCTATTCCAGGATGACGAGGGTATGCCAACGTGCAGCGTCAAGGTAATACCGCCAAAATGCACACCTCTGGTCCAGCCGTGCGATGTTTATTTCTTCAGAcaagtaaaaaatttaataaaacgtcTGCAAAATTGCTCGTACTTAATTCAACATAAACGCGAAATAAATTCTAGAGAAGATTGTATAAAAATACAATCCATCGTGCACCATCAGTTGTCTTCTCCGATATTTGCGAATATGATACACTATGCGTGGTTTGCGTCCAAACTCTGTGATAGCAGAGAG